A stretch of the Hippoglossus hippoglossus isolate fHipHip1 chromosome 1, fHipHip1.pri, whole genome shotgun sequence genome encodes the following:
- the cbx8b gene encoding chromobox protein homolog 8b, which yields MELSAVGERVFAAESIIKRRIRKGRMEYLVKWKGWSPKYSTWEPEENILDSRLFAAFEQRERERELYGPKKRGPKPKTFLLKAQAKDKARSYEFRSEAVRGMHITYPAPEPVVTPRAREGLRAVVPTIFPPSTVNRGESIRVRPPELSPREHQPSLQQSSVDGLIHAPKKRGPKPKPRFKDSSCSPEASEPHKRSTEEGSHSPHKLAKYHGAEEMRLFKVSHRHPENHGHGHKHHHRHHHHHHHHQHNKELSGGSSYKQLYSDRSLHPHRMDTDTQRTKEGSTFLAPAHFKHQSKMSQSLSRPAELPLMEKPYFLDRPSPTRLNEDLDEVSWRPSLGSVEKVLVTDVTTNFLTVTIKESNTSKGFFKDKR from the exons ATGGAGCTGTCCGCCGTCGGGGAGAGGGTGTTCGCTGCCGAGTCCATTATCAAGCGCAGGATACGGAAG GGTCGCATGGAGTACCTAGTGAAATGGAAGGGCTGGTCTCCCAA ATACAGCACCTGGGAACCAGAGGAGAATATTCTGGACTCCCGGCTGTTCGCCGCTTTTGAGCAGAG GGAGCGTGAGAGGGAGCTGTACGGCCCCAAGAAGAGAGGACCAAAACCCAAGACCTTCCTGCTCAAG GCTCAGGCAAAAGACAAAGCCAGGTCCTATGAGTTCAGGAGTGAAGCAGTGCGAGGGATGCACATCACCTATCCGGCTCCAGAACCCGTAGTCACCCCCAGAGCGAGAGAGGGCCTGAGAGCTGTCGTTCCCACCATCTTCCCACCCAGCACTGTCAACCGTGGAGAAAGCATACGCGTCCGCCCGCCAGAACTTAGCCCCCGCGAGCACCAGCCGTCCCTCCAGCAATCGAGTGTTGACGGACTCATCCACGCACCCAAAAAAAGGGGCCCGAAGCCTAAGCCCCGCTTTAAGGACAGTAGCTGCAGCCCTGAGGCCTCCGAGCCACACAAGAGGAGTACAGAGGAGGGGAGCCACAGCCCTCACAAACTGGCCAAGTACCACGGGGCAGAAGAGATGAGGCTGTTCAAAGTGTCCCACAGGCATCCAGAGAACCACGGTCACGGCCATAAACACCACCACcgacaccaccatcatcatcaccaccaccaacacAACAAGGAACTCTCTGGTGGAAGCTCCTACAAGCAGCTCTACTCAGACCGTAGCCTGCATCCTCACAggatggacacagacacacaaaggacAAAGGAGGGATCCACCTTCCTTGCACCTGCACATTTCAAGCACCAGTCCAAGATGAGCCAGAGCCTGAGTCGCCCTGCTGAGCTTCCACTCATGGAAAAGCCTTACTTCTTGGACAGGCCGTCCCCGACCCGGCTCAATGAAGACCTGGACGAAGTGTCATGGAGGCCCTCCCTCGGCAGCGTGGAAAAGGTCCTGGTGACAGACGTGACCACCAACTTCCTAACTGTGACCATCAAAGAGAGCAACACGTCTAAAGGCTTCTTCAAAGACAAAAGATGA